The genome window CTGAGAGCCGATGGCCGAAAGTTCGACGAGATCCGGCCCATCAGCATCCAACTCCCGGTTCTGCCCCGCCTGCACGGCTCGGTCCTCTTCACGCGGGGGCAGACCCAGGCCTTGGTCGCCGCGACCTTGGGCAGCCCCAGCGACATGCAGATCATGGACGAGCTCCAAGGGGAGTACAAGGAGCGCTTCCTGCTCCACTATAATTTCCCGGGCTTCTCCGTGGGCGAGTACCGCCCCGAGCGCGGCCCCGGCCGGCGGGAAATCGGACACGGGGCTCTCGCTCGGCGCTCCTTGGCCGAGCTTCTTCCTTCAGAAGAAGAGTTTCCCTACACGATACGGCTAGTCTCCGACATCCTGGAGTCCAACGGCTCCTCCTCCATGGCCTCGGTCTGCGGAGGCTCCCTGGCCCTGTTCGACGCCGGAGTGCCCATGAAGGCCGCTTGCGCCGGCATCGCCATGGGCCTCATTCTTGAGGGGAATCGCCACGCCATCCTGACCGACATCGCCGGCATCGAGGACCACAACGGAGACATGGACTTCAAGGTCGCCGGAACCACCAAGGGAATCACGGGCTTTCAGATGGACATGAAGGTGGAAGGCCTTTCCATTAAGATCCTAAAGGAGGCCTTGGAGCAGGCCAAGAAGGGCCGCCTCTTCATCCTCGACAAGATGAACGCGGCCTTGCCCGAGCCGCGCAAGCAGCTCTCGCCCTACGCTCCGCGCCTCATGCGCCTGCAAATCCCCGTGGACAAGATTGGAGCCTTGATCGGTCCCGGCGGCAAGAACATCCGCCGGCTCATCGAGACCTACGGAGTCCAGGTGGACGTGGAGGACGACGGCGCGGTCTACATAGCCGGAGTCGACGCCTTGGGCTGCGAACAGGCCAAGGCCGAGGTCGAGGCCCTTACCATGGAGGCGGAGGTCGGGAAGATCTACAAGGGCCACGTAGTTTCCATCAAGGAGTTCGGGGCCTTCGTCGAGATTTTCCCAGGCAAAGAAGGCCTTCTCCACATCTCGCAAATAGACGTCAACCGAGTGCGCCGGGTCGAGGACGTCCTCAAGGAAGGGGACGAAGTCGAGGTCAAGGTCCTCGAGGTCGATAACGACGGCAAGATACGCCTTTCGCGCAAAGCCGTGATCTCCCCGGGCTCGGAGGGCAACGGCTCCCAGCCCCACCCTAGGCGCGAGGAGACCAGGCCTCATCATCGCGGGGGACACGGCCGCAAATAAGCGCCATGGCCAAGGACGGGGCTCTTCCCAAGCTCAAGGGGCTCTATGACTTCATGGTCGAGCACAACCTGGAAACCCTGGAGCTCGACGACCCCGGGACCCATGTCCGCCTGGTAAGGCGCAGGGCCGCCTCCCCAGCGCCCATCCCCGTTCCGGTCCCCATGGCGGGCATAGCGCCGGGCCCGTCCGCGGGAGCGGCCGGCCATGGCGGGCCCTCGGGAAATGCGCTGGCCGCCATGGGTCCGCCGCCGGGGGCCGCCGCCGTCAAAGCCTCGATGATGGGAATTTTTTACCGCGCCGCCTCTCCCTCGAGCCCGCCGTTCGTCAAGGACGGGGAGAAAGTCTCGGCGGGCCAAGTCCTCTGCATGATCGAAGCCATGAAAGTCTTCAACGAAATCAAGGCGGACTTTCCCTGCGTGATACTCAAGGCCTGCCTGGAGAACGGCAAGCCGGTCAAATCCGGACAGGATCTGTTCTTCGTCCAGCGTCTTTGACGGCCATGGGGCGTGAGCCGCGCCGCGCGTACGCCAAGGGCCAGAAGGGCTCCAAGAAGGGCTCGCTCTGGATTTTGGCGGCGCGCTGGATCGTAGGGCTGGCCGGAACCCTTTACCTCTCCTGGCTTCTGCTGTTCCCGAGCCTCTCCGGCGCGGTGGGAGCGTGGACGTCCGAGCGGCTCTTCCTTTCCTTGGGTCTAGGCGCCTACCTTCTGCCGCTGCTCCTCATCAAGGGGCTCGCGGGCTACTTAAAGAGCAAGAAGGCCTCTGGCTGGACCATCGCGGCGGCAGCTGGTCTGCTGTGCCTGGGAGCCTCCTCCTCTCTCCTGGCATTGCTGGCCCAATGGCTGGATTTGAACCCCCAGAACGCCGGGGGAATCCTGGGCTTGGGGCTTGAGGCCCGCCTGGCCCTGGCCTTGGGGGGATTCGGCGCCTTGGCCTTGAGCCTGGCCTCGTTCCTTTTCAGCCTCCAGGTTCTTTTCGGCGTGCGTTGGTCGCATTGGGCGACCAAGGCCCTGCAAATCGTGGTTCAAGATTTCCGCGATTGGAAAAGGTCCCGAGAAGCCCTCTGCTCCCAGTTGGCGCAAGCCACGGCCGCTCCGGACTCCAACGCCGCTCCCGAGGAAGTCCGACACGGTGACCCTGCCGGGTACGCCGCCCCGCTTGCGTCGCCTCCCATCATCCACGTTCCGAAACCGCCGCCCCATACTCCTGCTCCAAAGGCCCGCCCCTCGGAGGGCTCGCCCGCTGCGGGCTCCTACGAGCCGCCTCCTTTCGGCCTACTCAATTCGCCGCCGCCCGCCAAGGACCGCGGCAAGCCCTTGGAAAGCGAGATCGGCGCGGCCATCGGCGATTTGGAACGGACCCTAAGGAGCTTCGGGGTCGAGGCCAAGGTGACGGGAGTGGCCCCCGGCCCCGTCATCACCCGCTACGAATTGGCTCCCGCTCCGGGCGTCAAGGTGAGCTCGATCGTAGCCCTCGAAAACGACATCGCCCTGGCCCTGAAGGCCCGCGGCATCCGCATCATCGCCCCGATCCCGGGCAAGGCCGCGGTGGGAGTGGAAATTCCCAACGCCCGGCCCGCCTTGGTGGTCCTGCGCGAGATTCTGGAAAGCCAGGCTCTGCCCGCGCAGGCGCCGCTGCTCTCCTTCGCGCTGGGCCTCAGCTCCTCCGGAGAGCCCAAGGCCGCGGATTTGCAGAAGATGCCCCACGTCCTCATCGCGGGGGCCACCAACAGCGGAAAGTCCGTCACGATCCACTCCTTGATCCTGTCCATCCTGTTTCGGGCCAGGCCGGACGAGGTCAAGTTCCTGCTCATCGACCCCAAGCGCCTCGAGCTCACCTTCTACGATGGAATCCCGCACCTTTTCGACCCGACCTCCCCGGCCGACAAGGTGGGGGTGGTGACCAACCCCAAGGACGCGTCCAAGTCCCTGCTGGCTTTGGTCAAGCTCATGGAGAGGCGCTACGAGAGATTCCAGCTCTTCGGGGTGCGCAACATAGACTCCTACAACAAGGAGGCAGACAAGAGGGGACAGCCGCGCGAATTCTTCATCGTCGTGGTGATAGACGAGCTGGCCGACCTGATGCTTGTGGCCCAGGACAGCGTGGAGGACTCCATTCAGCGCCTGACCCAGATGGCCCGGGCCGTCGGCATTCACCTCGTCCTAGCCACCCAGCGGCCCTCGGTGGACGTCATCACCGGGGTCATCAAGGCGAATCTTCCCTGCCGCATCGCCCTCCAGGTGATCTCGAAGGTCGACTCCAAGGTCATCCTCGACTGCATGGGAGCCGAGTCCCTGCAGGGCAAGGGAGACCTCCTGTACCTGGCGGCCGGAGCTCAGAAGCCAGAGCGCTGCCAAGGGGCGTACGTCAGCGAGGAGGAGATCTCGAAAATCGCCGGGCACCTGCGCGCCCAGGGCAAGCCCGACTACCCCACGCTCGAGACCATGGCCAAGGCGGCCGAGGCGGATCTCTCATCCTTCGGGGTGGAGCCTCTCGAATTTTCCCAGGCCTTGAAGCTGGTCCTGGAGCGCCGGCGCGTCTCCCAGGATCTGCTCAAGTCCCAGTTCGGCTCCTCGGCCAGGGCCACGAATCTCTTGAGCCTCCTGGAAGTCAAGGAAATGATCCACAAGCCGGAGGGCTCCAACCGCTGGGAAATCCATTTCGACTTGATCGAGGATTACCTGCACAAGCATTTCCCCCAGGTTCCCATCGACCGAAAGGACGTATAATATACGCAAATGATGGCCTTAGCGCTCATCCTCGGCTTGATAGGCCCGGCCCGGGCCGCGCGGGCGCCCGCCCCCGCGGCACTTCCGTTGGTCCTGGAGCGCCTGGAGGAGAGGGACCGCAAGACCACATCGCTGTCGGCCCATTTCAGCCAGATCGTACGCTCTCCTTACTCCAAGGATCCCCAAGCCGTGGAGGGCACCATTGAGTTCATGAAGCCCAACCTTCTGCGCATCGAGCATGAGAAGCCGGAGAGGCAGACCGTGGTCTGCGACGGGACCTGGCTATGGTTCTGGAGGCCGGCCACCAAACAGGCGATCCAGACCCGTTACGAGGACTGGAAAAAATCCGAGCCGCTGACCCAAGCCATCCTGGACTTCGGCCGCTACGCGGATTTAGCGAAAAAATACGAGACCAGCCTAGGGGAGAGGGAGCTCGAACTCATCCTCAAGCCCCGGGGCGACAAGAACGCCTTCGAGCTGAGCCTGCTCCTCGACTCCGAGGATTTCTTTCCCCGAGAGGCCCGGCTCACGGCAGGGGATGTGAGCGTGGAGACCCGCTTCCAGCGGGTCATATTCAATCCCGAGATCAAGGACAAGGAGACGCGCTTCAAGTTCTCCCCGCCGAAGAACGCGGAAATTTTCCGCAATTTCAAAACGCCCTGATGCCCGACACCGACCATGGCCCGTGGCGCGTGATGCCCGCCCAGCCCCTTACGACGCTCGAGGGGGACGTGGGCGGCGTCCTGCGGCAGGCTCGGCTCAAGAAGGGCCTGTCCTTGGACACCATCAGCCACGAAACGCGCATCGGGAAAAGGTATCTCGAGGCCCTCGAGCACAACCGCTTCGAGGATTTCCCAGCCCCAGCCTATCTTCGGGCTTTCCTGAAAAGCTACTGCGACTACCTGGGAGTGGACTTCACGGCCCTTTGGAAGCAGGAAAAAAAGAGTGAGGAGCCCGCGCAAGCCCAGCCGGGGGCTCGGCCTGCGGCGGACTCCCGTCCCCTGGCCGGGCTCGCGGCCCTGGGGGCGGCCGCGGGACTTCTCATTTGGACCTTCTCGCGCCGGCACGCCGCCGAGCCGCCGCGCCCCCTAGAACTCCCCGCGGCCTTGGCCCCGGTGACGAGCCCGCCCCCGCCGGAACTCTCGATCGTTGTCCGGCGCGACGTCTGGCTTTCGGTTTCCGTGGACGGGGCCACGCGCTTCGAGGGCCGGGCCCCTAGAGGCGCGCGCCAGCAGTGGATCGCCCAGAAGACCATAACTTTGCGCGCCACCGATCCGGACGCCATCCAGGCCACCCTCAACGGCTCTCCCGTCAAGGCCTTAAGCCAGCCCCTCCCATGAATCTGGCCAACCAGCTGACCATGCTGCGCATGGGGTTGGCCTTGGCCATGTTCCTGGCCCTGATGCAAAAGTCCGTGGCGTCTCATTGGGCGGCCTTCGCCCTGTTCTTGGCCGCGATCGTCACCGATTGGGTGGACGGCTACGTGGCGCGCCGGACCGGGACCGTCAGCGCCTTCGGCAAGGTGGCCGACCCCATCGCGGACAAAATCCTGGTTCTGGGCGCGCTCATCGGCCTCATGAGGACCCAGGAACTGGCCATTCCCCCATGGGGGGTGTTCCTCATCATCGCCCGAGAACTCTTGATCGGGGGCGTGCGCGTGCTGGCGGGAGTCAACGGAAAGGTCCTGGCCGCCGACGCCTGGGGAAAATGGAAAATGGGCATCCAGAGCGTGTCGGTCCTATTAATGCTCGCGATTTTGGTCTTCCTCGAGTCCTTCCCAAGCCCTCCCGCCTGGGTCCTGCGCCTGCCCTACCACTTGACCGTGCTCTGCGTGGCCGCGGCCTGGAGCTCCGCCTTCTCCTATTTCCGGC of Elusimicrobiota bacterium contains these proteins:
- a CDS encoding outer membrane lipoprotein carrier protein LolA gives rise to the protein MMALALILGLIGPARAARAPAPAALPLVLERLEERDRKTTSLSAHFSQIVRSPYSKDPQAVEGTIEFMKPNLLRIEHEKPERQTVVCDGTWLWFWRPATKQAIQTRYEDWKKSEPLTQAILDFGRYADLAKKYETSLGERELELILKPRGDKNAFELSLLLDSEDFFPREARLTAGDVSVETRFQRVIFNPEIKDKETRFKFSPPKNAEIFRNFKTP
- a CDS encoding acetyl-CoA carboxylase, biotin carboxyl carrier protein, coding for MAKDGALPKLKGLYDFMVEHNLETLELDDPGTHVRLVRRRAASPAPIPVPVPMAGIAPGPSAGAAGHGGPSGNALAAMGPPPGAAAVKASMMGIFYRAASPSSPPFVKDGEKVSAGQVLCMIEAMKVFNEIKADFPCVILKACLENGKPVKSGQDLFFVQRL
- the pnp gene encoding polyribonucleotide nucleotidyltransferase encodes the protein MADQIQKICLQETVGGKTLLLQTGTMAKQASGSVTTHLGETVTLSAVAASSTPKEVNFIPLTSDYRERTYAAGRIPGGFFKRENRPREKEILSSRLVDRPLRPLFPSGWNYETMVQTVVISSDLQNDSDVLAITGGSAALMLSEIPWNGPVAAVRISRVNGAFVLFPTFEERESSELELVVAGKKGALLMVEGSASEVSEETFVEALDIASQAIDKLCELQLKLMQASEAAGRKIIKRQVSEPEKPKAVVDYVTLKALEPIRKALHSKLDKASLDEAVDTLKDSLKKELAEAGKADPALSEGAAHASSIIEDILYEESREMTVSENLRADGRKFDEIRPISIQLPVLPRLHGSVLFTRGQTQALVAATLGSPSDMQIMDELQGEYKERFLLHYNFPGFSVGEYRPERGPGRREIGHGALARRSLAELLPSEEEFPYTIRLVSDILESNGSSSMASVCGGSLALFDAGVPMKAACAGIAMGLILEGNRHAILTDIAGIEDHNGDMDFKVAGTTKGITGFQMDMKVEGLSIKILKEALEQAKKGRLFILDKMNAALPEPRKQLSPYAPRLMRLQIPVDKIGALIGPGGKNIRRLIETYGVQVDVEDDGAVYIAGVDALGCEQAKAEVEALTMEAEVGKIYKGHVVSIKEFGAFVEIFPGKEGLLHISQIDVNRVRRVEDVLKEGDEVEVKVLEVDNDGKIRLSRKAVISPGSEGNGSQPHPRREETRPHHRGGHGRK
- the pgsA gene encoding CDP-diacylglycerol--glycerol-3-phosphate 3-phosphatidyltransferase; protein product: MNLANQLTMLRMGLALAMFLALMQKSVASHWAAFALFLAAIVTDWVDGYVARRTGTVSAFGKVADPIADKILVLGALIGLMRTQELAIPPWGVFLIIARELLIGGVRVLAGVNGKVLAADAWGKWKMGIQSVSVLLMLAILVFLESFPSPPAWVLRLPYHLTVLCVAAAWSSAFSYFRQSRKMLEKSWS
- a CDS encoding DNA translocase FtsK, which codes for MGREPRRAYAKGQKGSKKGSLWILAARWIVGLAGTLYLSWLLLFPSLSGAVGAWTSERLFLSLGLGAYLLPLLLIKGLAGYLKSKKASGWTIAAAAGLLCLGASSSLLALLAQWLDLNPQNAGGILGLGLEARLALALGGFGALALSLASFLFSLQVLFGVRWSHWATKALQIVVQDFRDWKRSREALCSQLAQATAAPDSNAAPEEVRHGDPAGYAAPLASPPIIHVPKPPPHTPAPKARPSEGSPAAGSYEPPPFGLLNSPPPAKDRGKPLESEIGAAIGDLERTLRSFGVEAKVTGVAPGPVITRYELAPAPGVKVSSIVALENDIALALKARGIRIIAPIPGKAAVGVEIPNARPALVVLREILESQALPAQAPLLSFALGLSSSGEPKAADLQKMPHVLIAGATNSGKSVTIHSLILSILFRARPDEVKFLLIDPKRLELTFYDGIPHLFDPTSPADKVGVVTNPKDASKSLLALVKLMERRYERFQLFGVRNIDSYNKEADKRGQPREFFIVVVIDELADLMLVAQDSVEDSIQRLTQMARAVGIHLVLATQRPSVDVITGVIKANLPCRIALQVISKVDSKVILDCMGAESLQGKGDLLYLAAGAQKPERCQGAYVSEEEISKIAGHLRAQGKPDYPTLETMAKAAEADLSSFGVEPLEFSQALKLVLERRRVSQDLLKSQFGSSARATNLLSLLEVKEMIHKPEGSNRWEIHFDLIEDYLHKHFPQVPIDRKDV
- a CDS encoding helix-turn-helix domain-containing protein; this translates as MPDTDHGPWRVMPAQPLTTLEGDVGGVLRQARLKKGLSLDTISHETRIGKRYLEALEHNRFEDFPAPAYLRAFLKSYCDYLGVDFTALWKQEKKSEEPAQAQPGARPAADSRPLAGLAALGAAAGLLIWTFSRRHAAEPPRPLELPAALAPVTSPPPPELSIVVRRDVWLSVSVDGATRFEGRAPRGARQQWIAQKTITLRATDPDAIQATLNGSPVKALSQPLP